AAGCCAAGAATTTCATGGCATTTTCTTCATCATTCTCTTTTGCAGTGCCCCCTTCACATCATTGTTTCTGAGGGTGTAGATCAGTGGGTTCAACAAAGGGGAGAGTATGTTGTTAAAAAGGGCAATCTTGCTATCTTTGCTGAGTGAGTAGCTGGAGAAGGGCCTGATATATTGAAAAATAGAGCTGCCATAGAAGAGCAGGACAACTGTGAGATGAGAAGCGCAAGTTGAAAAGGCTTTCCTAATCCCAGAGGAAGAATGCATTTTCAGAACCCTCAAGATGATGTGAATATAGGAAAGGAGGACACACATAGCTGGTCCAATGCCTATTACAGGGctagcagccagcatggcaataATATTGCCAGAGATATCACCACAGGAAATAGCTAGGAGGGGAGGGATGTCACAGAAGAAGTAGTTGATCTTATTCATACCACAAAAGGACAGGCACAATGTGAAAAGGGTGTGGATGGTGGCATTGAGTGAACTTGTGAACCAAGAAGCTGACACCAGTTGGGCACAAAGTTTGTAATTCATAACCACATTGTAGTGCAGAGGATTGCAGATGGCAACATAACGATCATAAGCCATGACAGCCAACAGGAGTGTCTCAGCACCAATgaataaaagaaggaaaaatagttGCGTAATGCATCTTTCATACGATATGGCATTTCCCCCTGAGATCAGATGCACTATTATCTGTGGAATGGTGGTTGTAGTCTGGCAGACATCTAGGAAGGATAGGTTGCTcagaaagaagtacatgggaGTTTGAAGGCTTGGTTCTACAAAGACAAATGTGATGATGAGAATATTCTCCATGAGTGTGAAGAGATAAGTGATGACCAGAAATCCAGAGAGGAGGAAATTCCATTCACTGCTGTTTGAAAATGCAAGAAGGATGAATTCGAAAGGAGTGGTTTCATTACTGACATCCATTTTATTATATTAATAGATTGATTTTTATCTGTAGACAGAAGCAAAAATATGTTATTTGGTGTGgtggtgcaaaaaaataaatgaacaaaggaAGAAGtgatagactttttaaaaaaagcaatttattagattttccaattaaacacatttaaacaaaaacaaaccacacatacagccacaaacacaacaacacataatatgatATAATAAGATATCATCTTAATATCTTTTCAATCATTACAATTTTCTTtactctgccgagctttgacttccctccttcccccattcgtttttcttattcactcctatctcgcagttcctttatttcatctacttaaagtcaattcgtaggatttatttcagtcctgcaagtgtctttaaacttctacagttcttctccatataatccacaaatttactccagtccttttggaaccttgactctccctggtttcggatcctgctagtgagtcttgctaattccgcataatccataattttcgtctgccactcttcaatcatcggtaactcctgagttttccatttttgggctaacaaagttctagccgcagttgtcacatacataaatattacttgatctcctttcattatctcttgtcctataattcctaatagaaaagcttccggttttttgggaaaggtatattttaaaatctttttcatttcattatatatgatttcccaaaatcttttgattttatcgcatgtccaccacatatgataaaattcaccatccttctctttacattttcagCATGTTTTGCTACTCATCCTAAACATCATAGCCAATTTTACtgatgttaaataccatctatacatcatcttcaaagcattctctttcagggtagtacatgcagtaaattacAAAGTTTGGTTCCACAGTTTCAACCatgcgtcatattcaatattatacccaaaatctttcgCCCATAGAGGTGATAGACTTTTACTCTTGCTCTGTAGCTTCAACTTCTTTCATTTTTAGCTATCTATATATTAATGTTGGAACCTGTGAGGAGCTTAGGTTGATTTCCTGCAATTTCTTTCCCAACATTTGATCACAAATTTTTAGGATTACTAAGGAGCTTTGACTAACTTTTACTTTCTTCAGTATGTACTAATGTAAGCTTTGACAGGCCAGAGGAGTTTTTTACTTGGTCGCCTACAgattcctttccttctcttgATCCAAGAATTTACTTGACATCACTGAACTGGCCTAGGAAGATCTCCTTTTAAGTAAATTAAAACTGTTATGTTGCCATGGAGAGTAGATAACTTGTCAATTGCTACATGGAACAAATTCTTTAGAGATGTATACATATTAAAACCACCGCAGATACATATTATAGAATCAAGCTAGATCTCTTTGAGAAGAAAAAATCTGTGGTCTGAGTCCAACAGAATCTCAGTCTCTACATGTGTAGCCTGTGTGTTCATCCAAGGATGGGCGAGTCTTTCAATTTCAGTTCCACCTCCCACCACActtctccacacttccacatcTAACTGcccttttattaaaagaaaacccCTCTTGAAAATTCAGTGGCATTTTACTGCATATTTCTCATAATATACAGTTTATGaacccatttcccctaatataatgtatttgtgAATGTTATTTCCAGGAATAAATGCATGTTATGCACATCTTATTCTACTAAATGCAAATTTGTAAACAACAAGCTGTATACTTTTTTATATTATGCATGTCTATTTGGAAACAAGTTAAATTATTTCCAGTGGGGAAAACTCGCAATAAGGTGCATTTACAACTACAGTATTAATGGAGAAACATACCGATGAATGGCTGTGTTCTCTTAGCTGAAGATGACTAAGGCTATTAATGAACTACACTCTAAGTTCCACAGCAGCACAGAAATGCAAATGCCAACATGTCAGTTCAGGTCACTGTGGCACCCAACAGAACAGATATCTCCTCACCACACCCTTTTTCATCTGGACACGTAGTGAGGAAAGTTGCAACACAACACCTTGAATCTTGCTTCCTGAAGTAAAGCACCAactactttatttctttttcaggaaAATCAGTTTTCAGGGCCCCAATCCAGATCAACACAATACTGTAGGTGTGGTGGGAAGGTTTCACCCTTTTTACAAATGGACTACAGAGAACCTGCTTTTAGATAATAATCCAAtatgccactcatctgactgggttgccccaggcattcTGAGCAGCTCCCACCAAAAtatgaaaaacataataaaacatcaaacatttaaaattttcTGCTTGAGGGCTGCCCTTAGGTATCTGGCTTGTCATTGTGAGAAATGGATACTGAACTACAGTGGTGCTGTAGTCTGACTTGACATGGCTCCTCTCACATTCAAATTATCCTTAGAAAAGACAGTTTGAAACACATTCAGTATCAACTTAGCATTAAATATTAGATTTGCATTCACTGGAATTTACAGAATATTGAGGTACCTGCATGGCTTATCAATTAGAATCCTTTAAACAGTATTTAAATCTCGGCCTTCCCAAATAGGTAGGGGGTGTTATTACTGAGTACCTTCTCTGTGTTGCAGTTCATTGCAGAAAGCCAAGGAGTGCAAATTATCCTATATTCTTTCAATGTATTTGTGGCTTTGTGgtattttgtatatatttgtgAGCATGCTAGTTTGGCCTCCCCCGTGTGGTGGCATGTGTGTGCTTGCCTGAGGCGGAGAACAAAAGGGAGTACGGAAAACCCCAAGGAAACTAGTCCCACTGGTATAAATTTAATGAGTCACATTATTTGGTCATTTTTCATTGAAAACAAAGTAGAAAAAAATACTGTGAAGACACTTAGAAACTTTGAATAGTTTATATGTTATGGGGGAAGTAAGTTttgcaagatctgttgggggaTTGTGCACAATGGCCAGAGAATGTACAAACTCCAGTCAATGTATGCCTATTTCTTGAGTTCTGTTGGAGACTGTGTGTACTGACTAGGGAATGTGAAGAATTTCGTCTTCCGTGAAGAATTATGTGCATAGTCTCCACAATAACTGTTGCACAGTGGTGGTTGTTTATGTACATTAACTGCTCTACTCACCTTGCTGAGGTCCTGGACTGCAGGTCTGATGTAGCGGAATGGTGGTTGGAACCAGCTGGAgaatcaccaaagaaagaagggTCAGAGCTTAGGGAGCGGTGGCGGGGTAATGATGTTTgctcagaggaggaagagggagaagactgggaagaagagCTATTATAAGATGAAAAGGTAACAGGGTTcagtgaacaggaagaggctgtggcagagagctaCCGAGTGGCAGAAGTAGAGGCTAGAGAAGAAGGAGACCAagatcagggctggctctaggggtaggctgggtggggCGGTGCACCAGgtcgccgggctggcaggggggcgccgcacggcAAAGTTGTGTGAAAGCTGTGCTGCACACTGCGCCCtcccaccagggtgggggcgccagagcgatctccacaccacggcgccaggtcgcccaacatgcttgagacggccctaaCCAAGATCgagtttccccaggggaaagctcAGAGTTTTAAAATCCAAGATATATGAAAAGGttgaatgaaataaaatgcaccACAACACCAAGGCAGACACTGGGGGACCGCTTTGATTTGTGAGTTTCATGGTGAGAGGCagtatatatttattggttttctcTGTTACAACTGTAgcaagtcattttaaaaaatgcaatacacATCTCAACTTAAACAGCTTGTTGAAAAAGAAAGACAACAGAGAGGGCACCTGTCTAAAGTACTGTAGACGCTTTTATAAGTACTTCCTTTTAGAAGATAATGTGAAGTCCCTGATAGTAGAAGTCCCTAATGATGAGTCCGAATAGACTACAGAGATAACGCTTATATTAACAGTATCATAAGCCAGAGAaaacagaaattttccattgttaCCTTCATAAATTAGTTTGGTGAAAGCAATAAAtaacccctttaaaaaaacctccataaAATATAGAGAAAATTGTGACTGAAAATTCTCAAAAGGAAATGGCTTGTGAATTTCAAGTGCCCTTTTATTTTGTTATATAGATCATCTTACCAGTGGCCTATACCCttcatccagtgctatttttatagggggggggagttgcagaagGTCACaatgaaccatagctgccaagtcccggttagaaaaatatggGATGAGCAgctgcggcaccagaagtcgcttctacgcatgtccagacatgtccagacatgcataggtgcaacttccggtgccagcgctgcccgattcCCGCTGCcgagacatgggcagagtggcactggaagaaatccgggggaattacaggATATTTCACCATTCAGGATGACAGTGGGAAagggctttaaaaacgggggtttcccggggaaaacgggagacttggcagctatgcaatgaaCACCTTCCTTTTATAAAGGCAAACACCCTCCTTTTATAAAGGCAAAGGTGTCCACCTGAGagctgctggaactgagttccggtgagttccaccTGAAACAAGCCTTGTCTTCATCCTTCCTGAGTGCCTGTATTTGCATCCAAGCTCAGGATTACACATCATGAGGTGAACTCCTCCCAAGCGTCTTTTTCTGATCAGGAATCATAGGCAGGAAGGGAGGTTGAAAAATGAGGCAGAAGCATTTACAGGAAAGAAGACCTTGGGCATTTTAGCAACAAATCAAGTAATCTCAGACCCCTGCTCCAATTGACATTCTAAAaacattctctttttaaaatatttttattaaagaaaaagttttttaaacaatacaaattgtcaatacatagccaattacaatcccccccccctttcccccgtcccatccctccctctcccaccctctcctaACCTCTAAGGACTTTCCTCAGCTGCCCTCTCTGgttttttgtacatattgttttctgcatgttataaaattgtacatatcattgcattatctatcatatgttctactaataaattgtggatgtttattgaaaacctgccaaggagtctagatccttttgttttctttttaaatagtttgtaaaaagttcccattcttctttgaagtcacgggtgtccttctcacgtagtttatatgtcaactttgccaactccgcatagCTCATCAATTTTTCTCgtcattgttctttcgttgggatttcctcagtcttccatctttgtgctaacaagactcttgctgctgttgtagcatacataaataagttctttattttccttgacaggtcttgtcctagaatccctaacaaaaatgcttcttctatttttcttttttcttttttaacaaatgtcattttgaacacctttttcaattcattatatatcatctcccatttttttttgacttctctacattcccactacatatgatataaagtaccttctttttatttacatttgcaACATATGTTTGTcctggttttgtacatttttgccatttttactggtggaCTATACCATCTGTGACATTCTAAAAATATTCTCAAGTGAATTGAAAATGAATTAGAAATATGTAACTTTTGGGAGTGTGCCCCCCTCAGAAACGatggcagattattattattattttacaacacTGTTTGGAACATACCCCTGACATTCTGGGCCCTAGGTAAAGTGATCCAAACCTTAACTTCCATTCCCCTGCacacttaaaaaataaaccaagaaTTTCATCCTATCTGTGTATGCTACCTCTTTTAGGAAAGGATTTTCTTCATCATTCTCTTTTGCAGTGCTCCCTTCACATCATTGTTTCTGAGGGTGTAGATCAGTGGGTTCAACAAAGGGGAGAGTATGTTGTTAAATAGGGCAATCTTGCTATCTTTGCTAAGTGAGTAGCTGGAGAAGGGCCTGATATATTGAAACATAGAGCTGCCATAGAAGAGCAGGACAACTGTAAGATGAGAAGCACAAGTTGAAAAGGCTTTCCTCATCCCAGAGGAAGAATGCATTTTCAGAACCCTCAAGATGATGTGAATATAGGAAAGGAGGACACACATACCTGGTCCAATGCCCATTATAGGGctagcagccagcatggcaataATATTGCCAGAGATATCTCCACAGGAAATAGCTAGGAGGGGAGGGATGTCACAGAAGAAGTAGTTGATCTTATTGATACCGCAAAGGGGCAGGTGCAATGTGAAAAGGGTGTGGATGGTGGCATTGAGTGAACTTGTGAACCAAGAAGCTGACACCAGTTGGGCACAGAGTTTGTAATTCATGACCACATTATAGCGGAGAGGATTGCAGATGGCAACATAACGATCATAAGCCATGGCAGCCAACAGGAGTGGCTCAGTACCaatgaagaaaatgaagaaaaagagtTGCATCATGCATCTTTCATGTGAGATAGCATTTGTCCCTGAGATCAGATACACTATTATCTGTGGAATGGTGGTTGTAGTCTGGCAGATGTCCAGGAGGGATAGGTTGCTTAGAAGGAAGTACATGGGAGTTTGAAGATTTGGTTGTAAGCAGACAAGAATGATGATCAGAACATTCCCCATCAGTGTGAAGGTATAAGTGATGAGCAGAAATCCAGTGAAGAGAAAACGCCATTCATTAAGCTTTGAAAAAGCTAGGAAGATGAATTCAGATGGAGCGGATTCATTACAGACATGATCCATTTGATGAGCTTCGTAGATAGATTGTTATCTGCAGATACGTTATTAGTGAAAATACCAAAATATATTATTAGTGATAAAACAGGACATTGAATTagcaaataattaaaattttggcattgcaaaaTAGCTCcaactttttgtttcatttttcaatATCTGCATATGTGCTAATGTAAGCTTGTGGGGGAGAATTGGTCTAGATGGTCTCCAGGATCCTTTCCATCTCTTGATCCCAATTTTAGACAAGAGGTTGCCTTACAACTTGGCCTGTGAATGATCTATTTTATTAATTAGAGATCACATGTTGCCATGGGAACTAAATTGCTTGCCAATTGCTTCAGGACCATCAGAGAATGGATAGATATTTACACCTAACCAAGCTAagcatgctattattattattattattattattattattattataattattattattattaccggtattattataataccccacccatctggctgggtttccctagccactctagccagcttacaacacattcaaaatggtAAAACATATATTATTGATATAATCAAGCTACGGTAGATCTTTGTGCGAAAAGGTGAGGAGACAGCAGTTAGTGTCAGACAGAATCTGGAAGCTGTGGCGTCTAAAAAGCTAACAACATATTAGAGTACTGTCTGTCATTTTTGACAGCTGATATGGGAGCAGTGGATTTGGCTGTCTGCTGGGGCGGTTCAGCCATACATCTACTTATGCATaactaaaatattacaaaattccAATAAATGTCCAATGACGACATTAAAAAGAAATCCAAACTTCCGTAAGAACTCTTCCTTAAAATGTCTCACCATGCATATTAGAAGTGAGTGTAATAAACAGCGTTCTCATTCCTCACACATATCTTTTACAATGTTATATGG
The window above is part of the Zootoca vivipara chromosome 13, rZooViv1.1, whole genome shotgun sequence genome. Proteins encoded here:
- the LOC118077866 gene encoding olfactory receptor 5V1-like; this encodes MDHVCNESAPSEFIFLAFSKLNEWRFLFTGFLLITYTFTLMGNVLIIILVCLQPNLQTPMYFLLSNLSLLDICQTTTTIPQIIVYLISGTNAISHERCMMQLFFFIFFIGTEPLLLAAMAYDRYVAICNPLRYNVVMNYKLCAQLVSASWFTSSLNATIHTLFTLHLPLCGINKINYFFCDIPPLLAISCGDISGNIIAMLAASPIMGIGPGMCVLLSYIHIILRVLKMHSSSGMRKAFSTCASHLTVVLLFYGSSMFQYIRPFSSYSLSKDSKIALFNNILSPLLNPLIYTLRNNDVKGALQKRMMKKILS
- the LOC118077877 gene encoding olfactory receptor 5V1-like, producing the protein MDVSNETTPFEFILLAFSNSSEWNFLLSGFLVITYLFTLMENILIITFVFVEPSLQTPMYFFLSNLSFLDVCQTTTTIPQIIVHLISGGNAISYERCITQLFFLLLFIGAETLLLAVMAYDRYVAICNPLHYNVVMNYKLCAQLVSASWFTSSLNATIHTLFTLCLSFCGMNKINYFFCDIPPLLAISCGDISGNIIAMLAASPVIGIGPAMCVLLSYIHIILRVLKMHSSSGIRKAFSTCASHLTVVLLFYGSSIFQYIRPFSSYSLSKDSKIALFNNILSPLLNPLIYTLRNNDVKGALQKRMMKKMP